The following proteins come from a genomic window of Sesamum indicum cultivar Zhongzhi No. 13 linkage group LG10, S_indicum_v1.0, whole genome shotgun sequence:
- the LOC105172469 gene encoding pectin acetylesterase 12-like, with the protein MRVVGFWVVISVLLVLGRRGVESFEVDEIFGKNSSDLSFLESMSFLESVYGVSAAAVPPNALMVGLTLVQGAADKGAVCLDGTLPGYHLHRGFGTGANSWLIQLEGGGWCNNLRSCIYRKTTHRGSSKYFEKVIPFTGILSNKPEENPDFFNWNRVKVRYCDGASFSGDSENKAAGLQFRGQKIWLAAMEELMSKGMRNADQALLSGCSAGGLASVLHCDEFRTLFPISTKVKCLADAGLFMDATDVSGGHTLRSFFAGVVSLQDVQKNLPSACTDHLDPTSCFFPQNLIANIKTPMFILNTAYDSWQLQESLAPPTADPQGNWRDCKMNNERCSASQIQFLQGFRTRMLNAVKGFSTSRQNGLFINSCFAHCQSERQDTWFADDSPIVNDKPVAIAVGDWYFDRASVKAIDCAYPCDRTCHNLVFK; encoded by the exons ATGAGGGTAGTGGGATTTTGGGTTGTGATTTCTGTTCTCCTTGTTTTGGGCAGACGGGGTGTTGAAAGTTTTGAAGTTGATGAGATTTTTGGTAAGAATAGCTCAGATTTGTCATTCTTGGAGTCTATGTCGTTTTTGGAGTCTGTGTATGGAGtttctgctgctgctgttccACCCAATGCTCTCATGGTGGGTCTAACTCTTGTTCAAGGGGCTGCTGATAAAGGCGCTG TATGTTTGGACGGAACATTACCTGGCTATCACTTGCATCGTGGGTTTGGGACAGGAGCGAACAGTTGGCTTATCCAATTAGAG GGTGGAGGCTGGTGCAACAACCTTCGATCCTGTATTTACCGCAAGACGACGCATCGTGGGTCGTCAAAATACTTTGAAAAAGTAATTCCATTCACAGGGATACTTAGCAACAAGCCTGAAGAAAATCCAG ATTTTTTCAACTGGAACAGAGTGAAGGTACGATATTGCGATGGGGCTTCCTTTTCTGGGGACAGCGAGAATAAG GCTGCAGGTTTGCAGTTTCgaggacaaaaaatatggCTAGCGGCAATGGAGGAACTTATGTCAAAAGGAATGCGCAATGCGGATCAA GCACTTCTCTCTGGTTGCTCCGCTGGTGGTTTAGCTTCTGTATTGCACTGTGACGAGTTTAGAACTTTATTTCCCATAAGTACCAAAGTGAAGTGCCTGGCTGATGCGGGATTATTTATGGATGC TACTGATGTATCTGGTGGACATACCCTCAGAAGTTTCTTTGCCGGTGTTGTTAGCTTACAg GATGTTCAAAAGAACCTGCCAAGCGCTTGCACCGACCACCTCGATCCAACTTCA TGTTTCTTCCCGCAGAACTTAATCGCCAACATCAAAACCCCTATGTTTATTCTTAACACGGCCTATGATTCATGGCAG CTCCAAGAAAGCTTGGCTCCTCCGACTGCTGATCCTCAGGGCAACTGGCGTGATTGTAAAATGAACAACGAGCGATGTTCGGCATCACAGATCCAATTTCTGCAAG GTTTCAGGACTCGTATGCTGAATGCAGTAAAAGGCTTTTCCACCTCAAGACAAAATGGGTTGTTCATAAATTCTTGTTTCGCTCACTGCCAGTCTGAGAGGCAGGACACATGGTTCGCTGACGATTCTCCCATTGTCAATGACAAG CCTGTCGCAATTGCCGTTGGAGATTGGTACTTCGATCGAGCAAGCGTCAAGGCCATCGACTGCGCGTATCCATGCGATAGGACGTGCCACAACCTGGTGTTCAAATGA
- the LOC105172808 gene encoding protein NRT1/ PTR FAMILY 4.5: MGFVANMVSLVLYFSYKMYFDLSNAANTLTNLMGSTFLLTVVGGFISDTFINRFQTCVIFGTFEVLALSMMTIQAHNDSLLPKPCGKPSCMEGGVAVYFYTSLCLLALGVGGVKGSLPALGADQFDANDPKEAKGLASYFNWLLLSTVIGSSVGVTVVVWVATNKNNHNWWKGFLITAVGASLGYVLLLLGKPFYRLKVPKDSPLIRIAQVIAVAVRNRGLSLPESPSELYEINEKDSESTASRIAHTEQFRCLDKAAILPPNTEPSPWKVCTVTQVEEVKVLARMLPIIASTIIMNTCMAQLQTFSVQQGYRMDPHLGSFRVPSASIPVIPLLFMIILIPIYDRLFVPFIRKFTKHPSGVTQLQRVGVGLVLSALSMSIAALVEVKRRNRSLKNPLRPISLFWLAFQYGIFGIADMFTLVGLLEFFYKEAPEGMKSLSTSFTWISLSFGYFLSSVFVDCINSVTKRIAPSRQGWLHGQDLDRNNLNLFYWFLAILSGLNFFNYLYWATWYKYKNNDENVAVRPATGPQESVSDVPFLKVEEDMSCKAANGGCVVEESNGRE, translated from the exons ATGGGATTTGTTGCCAACATGGTGAGCTTGGTGCTCTACTTCTCCTACAAGATGTACTTTGATCTGTCTAATGCAGCAAACACCCTCACAAACCTCATGGGATCAACTTTCTTGCTCACCGTCGTTGGCGGCTTCATCTCCGACACCTTCATCAACAGGTTCCAAACATGTGTCATCTTCGGGACATTTGAAGTACTg GCTCTTTCAATGATGACAATCCAAGCCCACAACGATAGCTTGCTGCCAAAGCCTTGCGGCAAGCCAAGTTGCATGGAGGGCGGCGTGGCCGTCTACTTCTACACGTCGCTGTGCTTGCTGGCGCTGGGCGTAGGCGGGGTGAAGGGCTCTCTTCCAGCACTCGGGGCGGACCAGTTTGATGCAAACGATCCGAAAGAGGCTAAGGGCCTCGCCAGCTATTTCAACTGGCTCTTGCTCAGCACGGTGATAGGCTCGTCGGTCGGCGTTACTGTCGTCGTTTGGGTGGCCACCAACAAGAACAACCATAACTGGTGGAAGGGCTTTCTTATCACGGCTGTTGGAGCTTCCCTCGGCTACGTGCTGCTCCTCCTTGGGAAGCCTTTCTACCGCCTCAAAGTCCCTAAAGACAGCCCTCTTATAAGAATTGCACAG GTTATAGCCGTGGCAGTAAGAAATCGTGGGCTGTCTCTTCCAGAGAGCCCGAGTGAGTTGTACGAGATCAACGAGAAAGATTCAGAGTCTACAGCTTCAAGAATTGCACATACTGAACAATTTAG GTGTCTGGACAAAGCCGCAATTCTTCCCCCAAACACAGAGCCATCCCCATGGAAAGTCTGCACAGTGACACAGGTGGAAGAAGTGAAAGTCCTGGCAAGAATGCTGCCCATCATAGCCAGCACCATCATAATGAACACATGCATGGCTCAGCTCCAGACCTTCTCAGTCCAACAAGGCTACCGAATGGATCCTCACCTCGGCTCGTTCCGTGTCCCCTCTGCATCGATCCCTGTCATCCCCTTACTCTTCATGATCATCCTAATCCCAATCTACGACCGTCTCTTCGTGCCCTTCATCCGCAAGTTCACCAAGCACCCATCGGGCGTCACACAGCTGCAGCGTGTGGGCGTCGGCCTAGTGCTCTCGGCCCTGTCCATGTCCATTGCAGCATTGGTTGAAGTCAAGAGAAGGAACCGATCTTTGAAGAATCCTTTAAGGCCTATTAGCCTCTTCTGGCTGGCTTTTCAGTATGGCATATTCGGGATTGCTGATATGTTCACTCTTGTGGGATTGCTTGAGTTTTTCTACAAGGAAGCCCCTGAGGGAATGAAGTCCCTGTCCACCTCTTTCACTTGGATTTCACTGTCATTCGGCTACTTCCTGAGCAGCGTTTTTGTCGATTGCATCAACTCCGTGACTAAACGGATTGCGCCCAGCCGACAAGGTTGGCTGCATGGGCAGGACTTGGACAGGAACAACTTAAATTTGTTCTATTGGTTCTTGGCAATCTTGAGTGGCCTTAACTTCTTCAACTATTTGTATTGGGCAACATGGTACAAGTACAAAAACAATGATGAGAACGTCGCCGTTAGGCCGGCCACCGGGCCGCAGGAGTCCGTCAGCGACGTTCCGTTTCTCAAGGTGGAGGAGGATATGAGTTGCAAGGCTGCAAATGGTGGCTGTGTGGTGGAGGAAAGTAATGGGAGAGAGTAA